One Streptomyces sp. NBC_01217 genomic region harbors:
- a CDS encoding ATP-binding protein, protein MRDPLSALSDAFTAFLFGKVETTRLPVRTSTGQAQAVYLPTAAPGLGDSGVIIGREVYSGKGYIYDPFQLYGQQLPAPHWLVLGESGNGKSALEKTYVLRQLRFRDRQVVVLDAQGEDGVGEWNLIAQELGLTPIRLDPTSALNGGIRLNPLDPAITTTGQLALLRTIIEVAMGHGLDERSGFALKVAHAYVNETITDRQPVLTDIVDQLRHPEPESAEAMNVDIDDVRAWGLDVALVLDRLVDGDLRGMFDGPTSAGIDLDAPLIVFDLSHIDRNSIAMPILMAIVGVWLEHTWIRPDRKKRIFLVEEAWHIINSPFVAQLFQRLLKFGRRLGLSFVAVVHHLSDVVDGAAAREAAAILKMASTRTIYAQKADEARATGRVLGLPRWAVEIIPTLTPGIAVWDVNGNVQVVKHLITEAERPLVFTDRAMTESSATELLPEDVRAADLEAEQRAARIEHQQRLNESSESTVA, encoded by the coding sequence ATGCGAGATCCGCTGTCCGCGCTGTCGGACGCCTTCACCGCCTTCCTCTTCGGGAAGGTGGAGACGACGAGGCTGCCCGTCCGCACGTCGACGGGACAGGCCCAGGCCGTCTATCTGCCCACCGCCGCCCCCGGCCTCGGCGACTCCGGCGTGATCATCGGCCGCGAGGTGTACTCCGGCAAGGGCTACATCTACGACCCCTTCCAGCTGTACGGACAGCAGCTGCCCGCCCCGCACTGGCTGGTGCTCGGCGAGTCCGGCAACGGCAAGTCCGCGCTGGAGAAGACGTACGTGCTCCGCCAGCTCCGCTTCCGCGACCGCCAGGTCGTCGTCCTGGACGCCCAGGGCGAGGACGGCGTCGGCGAATGGAACCTCATCGCCCAGGAGCTCGGCCTCACCCCGATCCGCCTCGACCCGACCTCCGCACTCAACGGCGGCATCCGGCTCAACCCGCTCGACCCCGCGATCACCACGACCGGCCAGCTCGCCCTGCTCCGTACGATCATCGAAGTCGCGATGGGACACGGCCTGGACGAACGGTCCGGCTTCGCGCTGAAGGTCGCCCACGCCTACGTCAACGAGACGATCACCGACCGGCAGCCCGTCCTGACCGACATCGTCGACCAGCTGCGCCACCCGGAACCCGAGTCCGCCGAGGCGATGAACGTCGACATAGATGACGTACGGGCCTGGGGCCTCGATGTCGCCCTCGTCCTGGACCGGCTGGTCGACGGCGACCTGCGCGGCATGTTCGACGGCCCCACCTCCGCCGGCATCGACCTCGACGCCCCGCTGATCGTCTTCGACCTCTCGCACATCGACAGGAACTCGATCGCGATGCCGATCCTGATGGCGATCGTGGGCGTCTGGCTGGAGCACACCTGGATCAGGCCCGACCGGAAGAAACGCATCTTCCTGGTCGAGGAGGCCTGGCACATCATCAACTCGCCCTTCGTGGCCCAGCTCTTCCAGCGCCTGCTGAAGTTCGGGCGCCGACTGGGGCTGTCGTTCGTGGCCGTCGTCCACCACCTAAGTGACGTCGTCGACGGAGCGGCCGCCCGCGAGGCCGCGGCGATCCTCAAAATGGCCTCGACCCGCACGATCTACGCCCAGAAGGCCGACGAGGCCAGAGCGACGGGACGCGTGCTCGGCCTGCCCCGATGGGCCGTCGAGATCATCCCGACCCTCACCCCCGGCATCGCCGTCTGGGACGTCAACGGCAACGTCCAGGTGGTCAAACACCTGATCACCGAGGCCGAACGACCCTTGGTCTTCACCGACCGCGCGATGACCGAGTCCTCCGCGACCGAACTCCTCCCGGAGGACGTACGCGCCGCCGACCTGGAGGCGGAGCAACGCGCGGCACGCATCGAGCACCAGCAACGACTGAACGAGTCGTCCGAGTCAACGGTGGCATGA
- a CDS encoding SCO6880 family protein: protein MTTQSHTIAPRRTYLIGRARPNAIVGKNRETGEIALIIVGAFLGMMSGLLVPYLAARIVLLTGFPLLALAVVYLPYKHRTLYKWFEINRSYKRTLRRGTTYRSTAMEAGVSADGREVEIGPPPGIGRINWLAAPFGPDEIAVLLHADRRTVTAAIEIEGPGVGLRDSEDQEALVDRFGTLLKHVANGDGFVTRIQMLARTLPADPDAHAKDVAQRGDKAAPGWLQESYDQLQSMVSTSSEQHRAYLVACMHYTRELAAEANAMARAARPTAGRKLDRDAGLAVVMARELTDICARLAEADIRVRQPLGQSRLASLVHSMYDPDHPIDHIQAMTKRNAWPAELDAVEPTFLQAKTRESATRAPWCHSTAWVKEWPMTPVGVNFLAPLLVHTPDVIRTVAVCMDLEPTEVAIERMLTEKTNDEAEASRQAKMNRTVDPRDIAAHGRLDQRGEDLASGAAGVNLVGYITVSSRSPESLARDKRTIRASAGKSYLKLEWCDREHHRAFVNTLPFATGIRR, encoded by the coding sequence TTGACGACTCAGTCCCACACGATCGCGCCCCGCCGTACGTATCTCATCGGCCGCGCCCGGCCGAACGCGATCGTCGGCAAGAACCGCGAGACCGGCGAGATCGCGCTGATCATCGTCGGTGCGTTCCTCGGCATGATGAGCGGGCTGCTCGTCCCCTACCTCGCTGCGCGGATCGTGCTGCTCACGGGCTTCCCCCTCCTCGCCCTCGCGGTCGTCTACCTCCCGTACAAACACCGCACCCTCTACAAATGGTTCGAAATCAACCGCAGCTACAAGCGCACCCTGCGCCGCGGTACGACCTACCGCTCCACCGCCATGGAGGCGGGCGTCAGCGCCGACGGGCGTGAGGTCGAGATCGGGCCGCCCCCCGGCATCGGCCGGATCAACTGGCTCGCCGCCCCCTTCGGACCGGACGAGATCGCCGTACTCCTGCACGCCGACCGCCGCACCGTCACCGCGGCGATCGAAATCGAGGGGCCCGGCGTCGGGCTGCGCGACAGCGAGGACCAGGAGGCACTGGTCGACCGGTTCGGCACGCTGCTCAAGCACGTGGCCAACGGCGACGGGTTCGTGACCCGCATTCAGATGCTGGCGCGGACCCTTCCCGCCGACCCCGACGCGCACGCCAAGGACGTCGCCCAGCGCGGCGACAAGGCGGCCCCGGGCTGGCTGCAGGAGTCGTACGACCAGCTCCAGTCGATGGTCTCCACCTCCAGCGAGCAGCACCGCGCCTACCTCGTCGCCTGCATGCACTACACCCGCGAGCTGGCCGCCGAGGCCAACGCCATGGCCCGCGCCGCCCGCCCCACGGCCGGCCGCAAGCTCGACCGGGACGCGGGCCTCGCCGTCGTCATGGCGCGCGAACTCACCGACATCTGCGCCCGCCTCGCCGAGGCCGACATCCGGGTGCGCCAGCCGCTCGGCCAGAGCCGTCTCGCCTCCCTCGTGCACTCCATGTACGACCCCGACCACCCCATCGACCACATCCAGGCCATGACCAAGCGCAATGCCTGGCCCGCCGAACTGGACGCCGTCGAGCCGACGTTCCTCCAGGCCAAGACCCGCGAATCGGCCACCCGCGCGCCCTGGTGCCACTCCACGGCCTGGGTGAAGGAGTGGCCGATGACACCCGTCGGCGTCAACTTCCTGGCCCCGCTCCTCGTCCACACGCCCGATGTGATCCGTACGGTCGCGGTCTGCATGGACCTCGAACCCACCGAGGTCGCCATCGAGCGGATGCTCACCGAGAAGACCAACGACGAGGCGGAAGCCAGCCGCCAGGCCAAGATGAACCGCACAGTCGACCCGCGCGACATCGCCGCGCACGGCCGGCTCGACCAGCGGGGTGAAGATCTTGCGAGCGGCGCGGCCGGAGTGAACCTGGTGGGGTACATCACCGTGTCTTCAAGATCACCCGAGTCCCTCGCCCGCGACAAGCGAACGATCCGCGCCTCTGCAGGAAAGTCGTATCTCAAGCTGGAGTGGTGCGACCGCGAGCACCACCGCGCCTTCGTGAACACCCTGCCGTTCGCCACCGGCATCCGCCGCTAG
- a CDS encoding DUF402 domain-containing protein, protein MNDDPGRILRWNFFIGGHLSTSVPVRLVERTDVGQLVWMETGTPMWRTELPRGTHLRDIAPQDRPAGGYPLVADRWPMGSALFYQPTGAAHSVLWLFGRRRKFLGWYVNLERRVHHGDDIDIADHELDINVAPDRSWQWKDERSFAEKTGHPAYWSADEAAAIRTEGARVARLAEAGTFPFDGTWCDFRPPPAWTTPPRPPVPRHPLL, encoded by the coding sequence ATGAACGACGACCCGGGCCGGATACTCCGCTGGAACTTCTTCATCGGCGGACACCTGAGCACCTCGGTGCCCGTACGTCTCGTCGAGCGCACCGACGTGGGTCAGCTCGTATGGATGGAGACCGGTACGCCGATGTGGCGTACGGAACTTCCGCGCGGGACGCACCTGCGGGACATCGCCCCGCAGGACCGCCCGGCCGGCGGGTACCCCTTGGTGGCCGACCGATGGCCGATGGGCAGCGCGCTCTTCTACCAGCCGACCGGGGCGGCGCACTCCGTCCTGTGGCTCTTCGGGCGCAGACGGAAGTTCCTCGGCTGGTACGTAAATCTGGAGCGCCGCGTCCACCACGGCGACGACATCGACATCGCCGACCACGAACTCGACATCAATGTCGCTCCGGACCGGTCCTGGCAGTGGAAGGACGAGCGGTCCTTCGCCGAGAAGACCGGCCACCCGGCCTACTGGTCGGCCGACGAAGCGGCGGCCATCCGGACCGAGGGCGCAAGAGTCGCACGGCTCGCCGAGGCCGGAACGTTTCCCTTTGACGGCACCTGGTGCGATTTCCGGCCACCACCGGCCTGGACCACACCGCCCCGGCCACCCGTTCCACGCCACCCGCTGCTCTGA
- a CDS encoding DUF397 domain-containing protein: protein MADTPADLTWIRAAPEGEDGPGPWFEVAFGPDELVCLRVSDDPTNIVTTTRTKWDAFTKGALAGEFDHFAELDGGRDTATPV, encoded by the coding sequence ATGGCTGACACTCCCGCCGACCTGACGTGGATCCGCGCCGCCCCCGAGGGCGAGGACGGGCCCGGGCCCTGGTTCGAGGTCGCCTTCGGACCGGACGAACTCGTCTGCCTCCGCGTGAGCGACGACCCCACCAACATCGTCACGACCACCCGGACGAAGTGGGACGCCTTCACCAAGGGCGCCCTCGCCGGCGAGTTCGACCACTTCGCGGAACTCGACGGCGGCCGGGACACGGCGACGCCGGTCTGA
- a CDS encoding DUF397 domain-containing protein encodes MSTSFWQKSSYCGEGDACIHISTSPTRTVSLTESGDPAGAILHTTPAALGTLLRALKESHAHG; translated from the coding sequence ATGTCCACATCCTTCTGGCAAAAGTCGTCGTACTGCGGGGAAGGGGACGCGTGCATACACATATCCACCTCGCCCACCCGCACCGTGAGTCTGACCGAGTCCGGCGACCCCGCCGGAGCGATACTCCACACCACCCCCGCTGCCCTCGGCACCCTTCTCCGCGCACTCAAGGAGAGCCACGCCCATGGCTGA
- a CDS encoding helix-turn-helix domain-containing protein → MAARPTSTARRSRLAAELRKLRERAGITAREAAQQVGTSSGQLSNVESARFGVSPDRVRIMARVYACSDAVYVDALAAMASERSTGWWEQYRGILPTGMLDLAEFEHHAVALRTAYTCHIPGLLQTADHAREVFGQVVPELTPPEIEHRVSHRIKRQDVIYRALPIAYSTVIHEAALRMRFGGHTTARRQLEHILEMSDHAHISVSVIPFDAGAYPGSGQSVAYGVGPVPQLDTVHLDQSHGSVLLDAEPQLLKYRTLLDRMEAVALTPKKSQDFIRRIAKEL, encoded by the coding sequence ATGGCAGCAAGGCCCACGTCCACGGCCCGCCGCAGCCGCCTGGCAGCTGAGCTCCGCAAGCTCAGGGAGCGGGCGGGGATAACCGCGCGCGAGGCCGCCCAGCAGGTGGGAACCAGCTCAGGGCAACTGAGCAATGTGGAAAGCGCCCGCTTCGGCGTGAGCCCCGACCGAGTGCGCATCATGGCCCGCGTCTACGCCTGCTCCGACGCGGTGTACGTCGACGCACTGGCAGCCATGGCGAGTGAACGGTCGACCGGCTGGTGGGAGCAGTACCGGGGCATCCTCCCGACAGGAATGCTGGACCTCGCGGAGTTCGAGCACCACGCAGTCGCGTTGCGTACCGCTTACACATGCCATATTCCCGGCCTCCTCCAGACCGCGGATCACGCACGCGAGGTCTTCGGCCAGGTGGTGCCCGAACTGACACCACCGGAGATCGAGCACCGCGTCTCCCACCGCATCAAGCGGCAGGACGTCATCTACCGGGCATTGCCCATCGCTTACTCCACGGTCATACACGAGGCAGCGCTACGGATGAGGTTCGGCGGACACACCACAGCACGCAGACAGCTGGAACACATCCTGGAGATGAGCGACCACGCACACATCAGTGTCAGCGTGATCCCGTTCGATGCCGGCGCCTACCCGGGCTCCGGCCAGTCCGTTGCCTACGGAGTCGGTCCCGTTCCCCAGTTGGACACCGTGCATCTCGACCAGTCCCACGGGTCCGTACTGCTGGATGCCGAGCCTCAGCTGCTGAAGTACCGCACACTCCTTGACCGGATGGAAGCTGTCGCGCTCACTCCGAAGAAGTCTCAGGACTTTATCCGCCGTATCGCAAAGGAACTATGA
- a CDS encoding ATP-binding protein: MVSATVSPPWTYTLQLPQDPRAPGVARSTLRTVLRVHGMSELIEIAELLACELVTNAYLHSSGPYSLRMRDAGRSRVRLSVWDTDPHIPAPFRWSAEAPAELAERGRGLYLVTLYAESWGAYPMRGALPGQGGKLLWVECAAKGDGGAGDRGAGRA; the protein is encoded by the coding sequence ATGGTCAGTGCCACGGTATCCCCGCCCTGGACATACACCCTCCAACTCCCGCAGGATCCCCGCGCCCCCGGTGTGGCCCGCTCGACGCTTCGTACCGTGCTGCGCGTGCACGGCATGAGCGAACTCATCGAGATCGCGGAGCTGTTGGCGTGCGAGCTGGTCACCAATGCGTACCTGCACTCCTCGGGGCCGTACTCCCTGCGCATGCGCGATGCCGGGCGCAGCCGTGTCCGGCTGAGCGTCTGGGACACCGATCCGCACATTCCCGCTCCGTTCCGCTGGAGTGCCGAGGCTCCGGCGGAGCTGGCTGAGCGGGGGCGGGGGCTCTATCTCGTCACCCTTTACGCGGAGAGCTGGGGCGCGTATCCCATGCGGGGTGCGTTGCCGGGGCAGGGCGGGAAGCTGCTCTGGGTGGAGTGTGCGGCGAAGGGGGACGGCGGGGCGGGCGACAGGGGTGCGGGGCGGGCATAG
- a CDS encoding iron chaperone → MVRSEAKDVAGYLAEVPEERRDALARLRSLCRAELAGFDEVMAYGMPAYERDGTAEIAFASQKQYVSFYLMRSDVREAFAERLAGQDMGKGCLRFRRTEAIDFDLLRDLLRATAAAGPGAVC, encoded by the coding sequence ATGGTGCGCAGCGAGGCGAAGGACGTGGCCGGGTATCTGGCCGAGGTACCCGAGGAGCGCAGGGACGCCTTGGCGAGGTTGCGGAGCCTGTGCCGGGCGGAGCTGGCCGGGTTCGACGAGGTCATGGCGTACGGGATGCCCGCGTACGAGCGGGACGGCACCGCGGAGATCGCGTTCGCCTCGCAGAAGCAGTACGTCTCCTTCTACTTGATGCGCAGCGATGTGCGTGAGGCGTTCGCGGAGCGGCTGGCAGGGCAGGACATGGGCAAGGGCTGTCTGCGCTTCCGTAGGACGGAGGCCATCGACTTCGACCTGTTGCGGGATCTGCTCCGGGCCACGGCGGCCGCGGGGCCGGGCGCGGTCTGCTGA
- a CDS encoding GNAT family N-acetyltransferase, whose amino-acid sequence MSTSLPVPPPAVQGPGERRNFVRTTLDLGDVLLRPWGREAAELEVLLDGLVAAAADPLIARWNPFRAADRSEAVAALEHREAIWDSGDAALFAVLDATGDALLGNVTLRWVDRADGLAMIGYWMLPAARGRGLATRGTGAVTGWAFATADARRIEIAHAAGNEASCRVADRCGYLPEGTLRASHRYGDGVYHDEHLHARLATDPEPDSVPGQRA is encoded by the coding sequence ATGAGTACCTCTCTGCCCGTGCCTCCGCCCGCCGTACAGGGCCCCGGCGAGCGACGGAATTTCGTACGTACCACGCTCGACCTGGGGGACGTACTGCTGCGCCCATGGGGGCGGGAGGCCGCCGAGCTGGAGGTGCTGCTGGACGGGCTGGTCGCCGCGGCGGCGGACCCGTTGATCGCCCGCTGGAACCCCTTTCGCGCAGCCGACCGCAGCGAGGCCGTGGCGGCGCTTGAGCATCGCGAAGCCATCTGGGACAGCGGTGACGCCGCTCTCTTCGCCGTGCTGGACGCCACCGGCGACGCTCTGCTGGGCAATGTCACCCTGCGCTGGGTCGACCGTGCGGACGGTCTCGCGATGATCGGCTACTGGATGCTCCCGGCCGCCCGTGGACGGGGTTTGGCCACCAGGGGGACCGGGGCGGTGACCGGTTGGGCCTTCGCCACGGCCGACGCGCGTCGGATCGAGATCGCCCACGCCGCCGGCAACGAGGCCTCCTGCCGGGTGGCCGACCGCTGTGGCTACCTCCCCGAGGGCACCCTGCGGGCGTCCCACCGCTACGGCGACGGCGTGTACCACGACGAGCATCTGCATGCCCGCCTCGCCACCGACCCGGAACCGGACAGCGTGCCAGGACAGCGCGCGTAG
- a CDS encoding carboxymuconolactone decarboxylase family protein: MDARLNLLDNPVAAKALRHLASAGKVIADSTLPAATQELVKIRASQINGCGFCTDMHTKDAAHAGETSVRLNLVAAWREAKVFTDAERAALELTEQGTRIADASGGVTDEVWANAAKHYDEDQLAALVSIIALINAFNRVNVIVRQPAGDYQPGQFG, translated from the coding sequence ATGGATGCTCGCTTGAACCTTCTCGACAACCCGGTCGCGGCCAAGGCCCTGAGGCACCTCGCCTCGGCGGGCAAGGTGATCGCTGACTCGACACTGCCGGCCGCGACGCAGGAACTGGTGAAGATCCGCGCCAGCCAGATCAACGGCTGCGGCTTCTGCACCGACATGCACACCAAGGACGCCGCACACGCCGGGGAGACCTCGGTGCGCCTCAACCTGGTCGCGGCCTGGCGGGAGGCCAAGGTGTTCACCGACGCCGAGCGTGCCGCCCTGGAGCTGACGGAGCAGGGCACCCGCATCGCCGACGCGTCCGGTGGCGTCACGGACGAGGTCTGGGCGAATGCCGCCAAGCACTATGACGAGGACCAGCTCGCCGCCCTGGTGTCGATCATCGCCCTCATCAACGCCTTCAACCGCGTGAACGTCATCGTCCGCCAGCCCGCCGGCGACTACCAGCCCGGCCAGTTCGGATAA
- a CDS encoding alpha/beta hydrolase, whose protein sequence is MTLTWAQLQDLKCGELEGAADGWGKASNRADAGRDRIETQLLNGLRGTQRGAAAEAAVGRLQQMSRNLGYVYTECGLLRTTLNSLAHELRAQQRALREALDDAESLKFTVHADGSVTYPAAGEGLIDGKPLPGGKASVGEAPGLLPPSGLVAPNPNAAKARDIADRVAKAVRTAAEIDWRYARILRKLRAEEGLKVPDTTWADAAGDAAAVRDAARGYLKAGIPHDASPAERKAWWSALTDEQREEYLAVYPDRIGNLDGIPALVRDAANRDNLQLLMGKLEGRDDPRSETQLAGLREIDRQLREGRQPPMFLLGIGDEGNGRAIVSFGNPDTARNVSAYVPGLGTALDEEFAKSDLKRARDTALGAKEMNPESPSASIVWLGYDAPQTSAGDPLGNLDVMGEQNARAGAHAYNRFMAGISSTSQYGDPHVTAIGHSYGSLTVGLAAQERSGIPGADDIILVGSPGTGARTAEDLGVGKDHVFVGAAENDPVTKLPNSKEASGIGAGVAGGASTGFVLGASAGPVGAVIGGAAGGLAGGFAGYASQDAQSDDSEVWFGTDPAHRDFGANRFAVSDGPRPFERGHGPVEAHSNYFNPSKDLMSADNIARIVSGKSEEIQRERPR, encoded by the coding sequence ATGACCCTCACCTGGGCGCAGTTACAGGACCTGAAGTGCGGCGAACTGGAGGGCGCGGCCGACGGCTGGGGCAAGGCGAGCAACCGTGCCGACGCGGGGCGGGACCGGATCGAGACGCAGCTCCTGAACGGATTGCGCGGTACGCAGCGGGGTGCGGCGGCGGAGGCGGCGGTCGGGCGGCTCCAGCAGATGAGCCGGAACCTGGGTTACGTCTACACGGAGTGCGGTCTGCTCCGTACGACGCTGAACAGCCTGGCCCACGAACTGCGGGCCCAGCAACGGGCGTTGCGGGAGGCGCTGGATGATGCGGAGTCCCTGAAGTTCACGGTGCACGCGGACGGTTCGGTGACGTACCCGGCCGCGGGCGAGGGCCTGATCGACGGCAAGCCGTTGCCGGGCGGGAAGGCATCGGTGGGCGAGGCGCCCGGCCTGCTGCCGCCGTCGGGCCTGGTCGCGCCCAACCCGAACGCGGCGAAGGCGCGGGACATCGCGGACCGGGTGGCCAAGGCCGTGCGGACGGCGGCCGAGATCGACTGGCGGTACGCCCGCATCCTGCGCAAGTTGAGGGCCGAGGAGGGCCTGAAGGTCCCCGACACCACGTGGGCCGACGCGGCGGGCGACGCGGCGGCGGTACGGGATGCGGCACGCGGCTACCTGAAAGCCGGCATCCCCCACGACGCCTCCCCGGCCGAGCGGAAGGCCTGGTGGTCCGCCCTGACGGACGAACAGCGCGAGGAGTACCTGGCGGTGTACCCGGACCGGATCGGAAACTTGGACGGCATTCCGGCGCTGGTGCGGGACGCGGCGAACCGGGACAACCTGCAGCTGCTGATGGGGAAGCTGGAGGGGCGCGACGACCCGAGATCGGAGACGCAGCTGGCAGGCCTGCGGGAGATCGACCGGCAGCTGAGGGAGGGCCGTCAGCCTCCGATGTTCCTGCTCGGCATCGGGGACGAGGGGAATGGACGGGCGATCGTTTCGTTCGGGAATCCGGATACGGCAAGGAATGTCTCGGCGTATGTGCCGGGGTTGGGGACGGCCCTCGACGAGGAATTCGCGAAGAGTGATTTGAAGCGGGCTAGGGATACGGCTCTAGGGGCCAAGGAAATGAACCCCGAGTCTCCGAGCGCTTCGATTGTATGGCTTGGATACGACGCACCGCAGACGTCAGCCGGTGATCCTTTGGGGAACTTGGATGTAATGGGTGAACAAAATGCTAGGGCTGGCGCTCATGCATATAACAGATTCATGGCTGGAATTTCTTCCACCAGTCAGTACGGAGACCCGCACGTTACGGCCATTGGTCATTCGTATGGGTCCTTGACTGTCGGCTTGGCTGCACAGGAGCGAAGTGGCATTCCAGGTGCTGATGACATCATTCTGGTGGGCAGCCCGGGGACGGGTGCACGAACCGCCGAAGATCTAGGTGTTGGTAAGGATCACGTCTTCGTGGGGGCGGCTGAGAATGACCCGGTTACCAAATTGCCCAATAGCAAGGAGGCGAGCGGAATCGGGGCTGGTGTTGCTGGCGGGGCATCGACGGGCTTCGTGCTGGGCGCGAGCGCGGGTCCAGTTGGCGCTGTCATCGGTGGTGCAGCAGGGGGGCTTGCTGGCGGATTCGCCGGATACGCGTCACAGGATGCACAGTCTGACGACAGCGAGGTCTGGTTTGGAACTGACCCGGCACACCGAGACTTCGGGGCAAACAGGTTTGCCGTGAGTGATGGTCCGCGCCCGTTCGAGCGAGGCCATGGCCCGGTGGAGGCGCATTCAAATTATTTCAACCCTTCTAAGGATCTGATGTCAGCGGACAATATCGCAAGAATCGTTTCGGGGAAGTCGGAAGAGATTCAACGGGAGCGTCCCAGATGA